Proteins from a single region of Bdellovibrio bacteriovorus HD100:
- a CDS encoding sigma-54 interaction domain-containing protein: MWNTNQTSKVVENKTIVYQSEVMGSLMKMIDRVAPSQANILVLGESGTGKELIARAIHDRSGRKNKPFVAINCGALRETLLESELFGHEKGSFTGAYNRKIGLAEAANGGTLFLDEIGELDPAIQAKLLRFIQEGEVYRVGGKDPIKVDIRLICATNRELDQEVTRGNFREDLFYRINTIVVSAPPLRRRKEDIPALVNHFLNNSQHAYLNRGRSVNEEAMKALIRYEWPGNIRELQNVCERLQILSDGHMIMLNDIPENIRNGEAEKDVIAYDPAMTLHELEKRYILKALAHFGGNKTQAANNLGITIKTLYNKLHEYGEFEKFAVHTKPMK; the protein is encoded by the coding sequence ATGTGGAACACAAATCAAACTTCCAAAGTGGTTGAAAACAAGACCATCGTCTATCAGTCCGAAGTGATGGGCAGTTTGATGAAGATGATCGACCGTGTAGCTCCATCCCAAGCCAACATCCTGGTTCTTGGTGAATCCGGGACTGGTAAAGAGCTGATCGCCCGCGCCATCCACGATCGCTCCGGTCGTAAGAACAAACCGTTTGTTGCAATCAACTGCGGTGCCCTTCGCGAAACATTGCTTGAGTCTGAGTTGTTCGGTCACGAAAAAGGTTCCTTCACTGGCGCTTACAACCGCAAAATCGGTTTGGCTGAAGCGGCTAACGGCGGGACTCTGTTCCTGGATGAAATCGGTGAATTGGATCCGGCGATCCAGGCTAAACTTCTTCGTTTCATTCAGGAAGGTGAAGTTTACCGTGTGGGTGGCAAAGACCCAATCAAAGTTGATATCCGTCTGATCTGTGCGACCAACCGTGAGTTGGATCAGGAAGTGACTCGTGGCAACTTCCGTGAGGACTTGTTCTATCGCATCAACACGATCGTGGTCAGCGCTCCGCCTCTGCGTCGTCGTAAGGAAGATATCCCTGCATTGGTAAATCACTTCCTGAACAACTCCCAGCACGCCTACCTGAACCGTGGTCGTTCTGTGAATGAAGAAGCGATGAAGGCTCTGATTCGCTATGAGTGGCCGGGTAACATCCGTGAACTTCAGAACGTGTGTGAAAGACTTCAGATCCTGTCTGACGGTCACATGATCATGCTGAATGATATCCCGGAAAACATCCGTAACGGTGAAGCTGAAAAAGACGTTATCGCTTACGATCCGGCGATGACTTTGCATGAGCTTGAAAAGCGTTACATCCTGAAAGCGTTGGCTCACTTCGGTGGCAACAAAACTCAGGCGGCAAACAACCTGGGTATCACGATCAAGACCCTTTATAACAAACTTCATGAGTACGGCGAATTCGAGAAATTCGCGGTTCACACGAAGCCGATGAAATAG
- a CDS encoding tyrosine-type recombinase/integrase yields MAKAFKLSENIDKYLKYMTFIKSASPLTIKHYSLDLMQAFNYEDPSVKAKSISESELLSTARAAFNQWAHLSLASRNRKAATLKSFFSWAFEESLTEKDLSVQITCPKVPKKLPHFVSVDEALSVLKSFDSETKIPLKEKVLFLLLYGGGLRVSEACNLKWSEVQTSQKVLRVKGKGSKERVVALPSLTVEVLLKWKKESSFDEYVFGEKPLNSRTAYEMVRQSGIRAGLLKPLHPHALRHSFATHLLSSGANLRTLQELLGHESLQATEKYTHLGIDQLARTMENLHPLGKGK; encoded by the coding sequence ATGGCGAAGGCATTTAAGCTTTCCGAAAATATAGATAAATACCTGAAATACATGACTTTTATAAAGTCTGCCTCGCCCCTTACGATCAAGCACTATTCCCTGGATCTGATGCAGGCCTTTAATTATGAAGATCCCTCAGTTAAGGCTAAATCAATTTCGGAGTCCGAATTACTTTCCACGGCCCGGGCGGCCTTCAACCAATGGGCGCATCTGTCGCTGGCCTCTAGAAACCGCAAGGCCGCTACTCTGAAAAGCTTCTTTTCCTGGGCCTTTGAAGAAAGCCTGACCGAGAAGGATCTGTCGGTGCAGATCACCTGCCCGAAAGTCCCGAAGAAGCTTCCGCATTTCGTAAGCGTGGATGAAGCCCTGTCTGTCCTGAAAAGCTTTGATAGCGAGACGAAAATTCCCCTGAAAGAAAAGGTTCTGTTCCTGCTTCTGTATGGCGGCGGCTTGCGTGTCAGCGAAGCCTGCAATCTGAAGTGGAGCGAAGTGCAGACCTCGCAGAAAGTTCTGCGTGTGAAAGGAAAGGGATCTAAAGAGCGAGTCGTCGCTCTGCCCTCTTTGACCGTGGAAGTTTTGCTGAAGTGGAAAAAGGAAAGCTCTTTTGATGAATACGTCTTTGGCGAAAAGCCTCTAAATTCCCGCACCGCTTACGAGATGGTCCGCCAAAGTGGTATTCGCGCAGGGCTTTTAAAACCACTGCATCCCCATGCGCTTCGCCACAGCTTTGCCACTCACCTGCTAAGCAGCGGAGCGAATCTGCGCACTCTGCAAGAACTTCTGGGTCACGAAAGCCTGCAAGCCACAGAAAAGTACACCCATCTGGGCATCGACCAGCTGGCCCGCACCATGGAAAACCTGCATCCATTGGGTAAAGGAAAGTAA
- the recO gene encoding DNA repair protein RecO — translation MTQAQNRFIILKKMKYSESDLILHAISTQGEKLSFMARGALKSKKRFGGGVLEPTHFVSLTYKQSAEEGKLHVLQEATLINDFAGLRTDYDRLELALHILECVSKVSQEGDRHSEFLFNLLGHTLRALETAQDPLIVKMHFYLKFLLQQGVVDAEPWMAPFLKTNMADSNQLVSYRQTVDDELKNVEQMVRHYIVNATL, via the coding sequence GTGACCCAAGCCCAGAATCGCTTCATTATTCTCAAGAAAATGAAATACTCCGAATCGGATCTGATTCTGCATGCCATATCCACTCAAGGCGAAAAGCTGTCCTTCATGGCCCGGGGAGCGCTGAAAAGCAAAAAACGTTTCGGCGGTGGCGTGCTGGAACCCACTCACTTTGTCAGTCTGACTTACAAACAATCCGCGGAAGAAGGCAAACTGCATGTCCTGCAGGAAGCAACGCTGATTAACGATTTTGCCGGACTTCGCACGGACTATGACCGTCTGGAGCTGGCGTTGCACATTTTGGAATGTGTCAGCAAAGTCAGTCAGGAAGGCGACCGCCATTCCGAGTTCCTGTTCAATCTTCTGGGACACACGCTGCGCGCGCTTGAAACGGCCCAGGATCCGCTGATCGTGAAAATGCATTTCTATCTGAAGTTTCTTCTGCAGCAGGGTGTGGTGGATGCCGAACCCTGGATGGCGCCCTTCCTTAAGACCAACATGGCCGACAGTAATCAGCTGGTGTCCTATCGTCAGACTGTGGATGATGAACTGAAGAACGTTGAACAGATGGTTCGTCACTATATCGTGAACGCCACTCTTTAA
- a CDS encoding porin family protein — protein MRLLIVSILGLFVCLLSPVAQARDLFEARLSYGMLNSDPDLNSLCVGCASSAPSVTPFYGLGADGIVTLPIPLLPGIGIRYENMEFSTSKSGLDYTAHFSRTALLLNWRPIDNLIYLGPILTYGLSHSTDLKVTEFGVKKANYSAGSPSSYTVGLEAGVKLIGFSLGAEVGYQNFQWNDATDATGNAPSQDINMNGTYGKFILGFSI, from the coding sequence ATGCGTCTATTGATTGTTTCGATTCTGGGTCTTTTTGTCTGTTTGCTTTCTCCCGTCGCGCAAGCCCGCGACCTATTCGAAGCACGCCTGTCCTATGGCATGCTGAATTCGGATCCGGATCTGAATTCATTGTGTGTGGGCTGCGCCAGTTCTGCTCCCAGTGTCACTCCATTTTATGGTCTGGGCGCGGACGGAATTGTCACACTTCCTATCCCATTGCTTCCTGGCATCGGTATACGCTATGAAAATATGGAGTTCTCGACATCCAAGTCAGGACTGGACTACACCGCCCACTTCAGCCGAACAGCGCTGCTGCTCAATTGGCGTCCCATTGATAATCTGATCTATCTTGGCCCAATCCTCACATACGGCCTTTCACATTCCACCGACCTGAAAGTCACGGAATTTGGTGTGAAAAAAGCCAACTACTCCGCCGGTTCCCCCAGCTCGTACACAGTGGGTTTAGAAGCCGGCGTAAAGCTCATTGGCTTCTCATTGGGCGCTGAGGTTGGATATCAGAATTTCCAATGGAATGATGCGACAGACGCGACAGGTAACGCACCCTCTCAAGATATCAATATGAATGGGACTTACGGAAAATTTATCCTTGGCTTTTCCATTTAA
- a CDS encoding fatty acid desaturase, protein MTNKRIEWPVALFLVLNPLITLILAPIYFYNFGFQWDILLFALVFAAATNLGITAGYHRLFSHKSYDAHPIVKALFLLIGASAFQGSALKWSSDHRRHHTHIDGEKDPYNINEGFWYAHMGWMFFKDSVDQKIHAPDLEKDWMVKFQNDHYVPIAILTGFIFPMLVGWAMGSWLGGLVIAGGLRIALTQQSTFFINSLCHTLGKQTYSKEISARDSWFVAILTHGEGYHNFHHKFQIDYRNGIKWYHWDPTKWVIRTLSAMGLATKLRQISNVEILKARLQAEAAELTKHGFAEEKLAQMKEKILEAQNRMKKLREDYEQFKVDAVRKREELKEAYDHKLEELRRDMEIARLEFQMGMKQWRVYLRSV, encoded by the coding sequence ATGACAAATAAACGTATCGAATGGCCAGTGGCCTTGTTCTTAGTTCTAAATCCACTGATCACACTCATCCTGGCCCCCATTTATTTCTACAATTTCGGTTTCCAATGGGACATTCTTCTTTTCGCTTTGGTTTTTGCGGCAGCAACCAACCTGGGTATCACTGCGGGCTATCACCGCTTGTTCTCCCATAAAAGCTATGATGCTCACCCAATTGTAAAAGCCCTGTTCCTTTTGATCGGTGCTTCCGCTTTCCAGGGTTCTGCATTGAAATGGTCTTCCGACCACCGTCGTCACCACACGCACATTGACGGCGAAAAAGATCCTTACAACATCAACGAAGGTTTCTGGTACGCCCACATGGGCTGGATGTTCTTCAAGGACTCCGTGGATCAGAAAATCCACGCTCCGGATCTTGAAAAAGACTGGATGGTGAAATTCCAGAACGATCACTATGTTCCCATTGCGATCCTGACTGGATTCATCTTCCCGATGCTGGTGGGCTGGGCGATGGGTTCCTGGTTGGGTGGTCTAGTGATCGCAGGGGGCCTGCGCATTGCTCTGACTCAACAGTCGACTTTCTTCATCAACTCTCTTTGCCACACTTTGGGTAAACAGACTTATTCCAAAGAAATTTCTGCCCGTGACTCCTGGTTCGTGGCGATTCTGACTCATGGTGAGGGTTACCATAACTTCCACCACAAGTTCCAGATCGACTACCGCAACGGGATCAAATGGTACCACTGGGATCCGACTAAATGGGTGATCCGTACTTTGAGTGCCATGGGTCTTGCGACCAAACTGCGCCAGATCTCTAATGTTGAGATTCTGAAAGCCCGCCTGCAGGCGGAAGCGGCCGAGCTGACCAAACACGGTTTTGCTGAAGAAAAGCTGGCTCAGATGAAAGAGAAAATCCTGGAAGCGCAGAACAGAATGAAGAAGCTGCGTGAGGACTATGAACAGTTCAAAGTGGATGCCGTTCGCAAACGTGAAGAGCTGAAAGAGGCTTACGACCACAAGCTGGAAGAACTTCGCCGTGACATGGAAATTGCCAGACTGGAATTCCAGATGGGCATGAAACAATGGCGCGTGTATCTGCGCTCTGTCTAG
- a CDS encoding YiiX/YebB-like N1pC/P60 family cysteine hydrolase yields the protein MKRFVLLGAAAAVGLVTACTSPFKSEVKTYRHPASTDELITGSRKVLADIGNPQVFNAKTCASFVNKVTDYLYYLPADHFLPKNATEVEQLKSIGPEVMDTVFQIRVALHDKLQEFESRNELSKECILEMREGFQYARFSEEYLLDWLYTNKVFTFKKTPIMVNEKPHTWTNPKFSGFELKSGDVLLIRGKSYVSAMIARISDEEGNFSHLAVVGEDKAGKKYIVEALIQYGVIVTPLEKWRQAEDARVALYRQPDEVLAKKAARFMYDHAKGALDRKKGIRYDFAMNDDDYSDLFCSEVIRMAYDKASGGQFIVPKYRSTVSKFKNTDYPRSLGVTKTSLFSPYDIEVDPRFDFVAEYRFMPLLRQVRMQDAVMQSVYGWMIDKDYTFHWAPQHSVKAYFAKMVRQFGVAKDTLPKYMPVDSIKTNVQFEAVATLLEKNIYEKEKEFYQKKGYLPSFQDMLAINEAYRVADCKKHQEYRKQPMTVDNKPLPDESKFHWFFYNKRKKCE from the coding sequence ATGAAGAGGTTCGTTTTATTGGGTGCCGCTGCGGCGGTGGGTTTGGTTACGGCCTGCACTTCGCCATTTAAGTCTGAAGTTAAAACCTATCGCCATCCGGCCAGCACGGATGAACTGATCACCGGCAGCCGCAAGGTTCTGGCTGACATTGGCAATCCTCAGGTTTTTAACGCAAAGACTTGTGCTAGCTTTGTGAACAAGGTCACAGACTATCTGTATTATCTGCCGGCAGATCACTTCCTGCCCAAAAATGCCACGGAAGTGGAGCAGTTGAAATCCATCGGCCCTGAGGTGATGGACACTGTCTTCCAGATCCGTGTGGCTTTGCATGACAAGTTGCAGGAGTTCGAATCCCGCAACGAACTGAGCAAAGAGTGTATTCTGGAAATGCGTGAAGGCTTCCAGTATGCGCGCTTCTCGGAAGAGTATCTTTTGGACTGGCTTTACACCAACAAGGTTTTCACATTTAAAAAGACCCCGATCATGGTGAATGAAAAGCCGCATACTTGGACAAATCCGAAATTCTCGGGCTTTGAGCTAAAAAGCGGCGACGTGCTGTTGATCCGTGGCAAGTCCTATGTGTCCGCGATGATTGCGCGAATCTCTGACGAAGAAGGCAATTTCTCGCACTTGGCAGTTGTCGGTGAAGACAAGGCCGGGAAAAAGTACATCGTTGAAGCTTTGATTCAGTACGGGGTGATTGTGACTCCGCTGGAAAAATGGCGTCAGGCCGAAGATGCGCGAGTGGCGCTGTATCGTCAGCCGGATGAGGTCCTGGCAAAAAAAGCCGCTCGTTTCATGTATGACCACGCCAAAGGCGCATTGGATCGCAAAAAAGGCATCCGCTATGACTTTGCCATGAATGATGACGACTATTCAGACTTGTTCTGTTCTGAAGTTATCCGCATGGCTTACGACAAGGCCTCCGGTGGTCAGTTCATCGTTCCAAAGTATCGCAGCACAGTTTCCAAGTTCAAAAACACGGACTACCCGCGTTCTTTGGGGGTGACCAAAACTTCTTTGTTCTCGCCTTATGATATCGAAGTGGATCCAAGATTCGACTTCGTCGCTGAATACCGCTTTATGCCTCTGCTTCGTCAGGTGCGTATGCAGGATGCGGTCATGCAAAGTGTTTATGGCTGGATGATTGATAAGGACTATACGTTCCACTGGGCACCTCAGCACAGTGTGAAGGCTTACTTTGCCAAAATGGTTCGTCAGTTCGGTGTGGCGAAAGACACCTTGCCGAAGTACATGCCTGTCGACAGCATCAAAACGAACGTGCAGTTTGAAGCGGTAGCGACTTTGCTTGAAAAGAACATCTATGAAAAAGAAAAAGAGTTCTATCAGAAAAAAGGCTATCTGCCATCCTTCCAGGACATGCTGGCTATCAACGAGGCTTACCGCGTAGCTGATTGCAAGAAACATCAAGAGTACCGCAAGCAGCCCATGACCGTGGATAACAAGCCACTTCCGGATGAATCAAAGTTCCACTGGTTCTTCTATAACAAGAGAAAAAAGTGTGAGTAA
- a CDS encoding class I SAM-dependent methyltransferase — MSGNGAMKQEFFQIDENTRKKVIRQDRNDIEPGACFLNIPGRNLEVLNISAFGCAVLVPGAEYADLKAWWDKNPHFEADVIYKNIQTQNVSLRWARSENHSKSVTGEMIVGFEVLGEPLKVDRIKALEVSSEVISAQTEYAMHLAQLPAEFKTFVYEMKDWLEKLKSRIDKLEQESPVDSWKEAQDYRMTIADSVSDYLGQVIPMKYADVPKLVKNFTPEQMKWATDFAREQVGHLVYGAPFANRAYFKPRGYAGDYEMMNHLYRDELVGKTLFDQCMHKYFIDEPAGAAVKNRGQYLFEKITQLFERTPPTTPVKVLSVASGPAMEQQIFLQNAAPFYGRPAEFTCLDQDEESLKHAQRQLHSVERFVKSGFKFKFNNMAIRNVIAAGCPESDYDLIYSAGLFDYFTEPVAQMAAQKMLASVKPGGHVVIGNFSKDNPCVPFMELVLDWHLIYRSEEDLLRIFKGMGSKIWVEKEPLGVNLFVVIQK; from the coding sequence ATGAGCGGCAACGGCGCTATGAAGCAGGAATTTTTCCAGATCGATGAAAACACACGTAAAAAAGTGATTCGTCAGGATCGCAATGATATTGAGCCTGGAGCCTGCTTCCTTAATATTCCCGGTCGCAATCTGGAAGTTCTGAACATCAGCGCTTTTGGTTGCGCTGTTTTGGTTCCAGGAGCCGAGTACGCGGACCTGAAAGCCTGGTGGGACAAAAACCCGCACTTTGAAGCCGACGTTATCTACAAAAACATCCAAACCCAGAACGTCTCCCTGCGCTGGGCACGTTCTGAAAATCACAGCAAATCAGTGACAGGCGAAATGATCGTGGGCTTTGAGGTTCTGGGTGAACCTTTAAAAGTCGACCGCATCAAGGCATTGGAAGTGTCTTCTGAAGTCATCAGCGCCCAGACTGAATATGCCATGCATCTGGCGCAACTGCCGGCAGAATTCAAAACCTTTGTGTACGAAATGAAAGACTGGCTGGAAAAGCTCAAGTCCCGCATCGACAAACTGGAACAGGAATCCCCGGTCGACAGCTGGAAAGAAGCTCAAGACTATCGTATGACGATTGCGGACTCGGTGTCCGACTATCTGGGCCAGGTCATTCCAATGAAATACGCCGACGTTCCCAAACTTGTGAAAAACTTCACTCCGGAGCAAATGAAATGGGCTACGGACTTTGCCAGAGAACAAGTAGGTCACCTGGTTTACGGTGCTCCGTTTGCAAACCGCGCTTACTTCAAACCCCGCGGTTATGCCGGTGACTATGAAATGATGAATCACCTTTACCGCGATGAACTGGTGGGTAAAACCCTGTTTGACCAGTGCATGCACAAATACTTCATCGACGAACCTGCAGGTGCGGCGGTGAAAAACCGTGGTCAGTACCTGTTTGAAAAGATCACTCAGTTGTTTGAGCGCACTCCACCGACGACTCCTGTAAAAGTTCTTTCCGTGGCCAGCGGTCCTGCGATGGAACAGCAAATCTTCCTGCAAAACGCGGCACCATTCTATGGCCGTCCGGCGGAATTCACTTGCCTGGATCAGGATGAAGAGTCTTTGAAACATGCGCAAAGACAGTTGCACTCTGTCGAGCGCTTTGTGAAATCCGGCTTTAAATTCAAATTCAACAACATGGCGATCCGTAATGTGATCGCGGCGGGCTGCCCAGAATCGGACTACGATCTGATTTACTCTGCAGGCCTGTTTGACTATTTCACAGAGCCTGTGGCTCAAATGGCAGCACAAAAAATGCTGGCGTCTGTAAAACCAGGTGGCCATGTCGTGATTGGCAACTTCAGCAAGGACAATCCTTGTGTGCCATTCATGGAGCTGGTTTTGGACTGGCATCTGATTTACCGCTCTGAAGAGGACCTGCTGCGTATTTTCAAAGGCATGGGTTCCAAGATCTGGGTGGAAAAAGAGCCTCTGGGTGTAAATCTGTTTGTAGTGATTCAGAAATAG
- a CDS encoding adenylate/guanylate cyclase domain-containing protein, with amino-acid sequence MLGKEITTSQMREFEVVEEIRSVLRVIANWMAVPLFMAFWISDLIYVPQFKWLFLGLRLTIIPLCMLAKYELRKEQSFTRAQWFAALYAGLVALPINIMIYFIPDVGTGYYAGLNLVAIGGLSFIPFSTGFFVATALGIYLPYYLFTALKIQTLPDLWPVVLNSFFIIGSIVICFLIRFFHEQLRMREINSRLALKAEIANRDHIIKSKTEEAVRLNTLSTQFSPQVVQAIREGKVDLEKGVRRAQICAIFVDIVGSTERVVRLDQAKVDLVLARFMDTVVSIFLKYDITIDKFQGDGILAFANDPIRYGDYTQRTCLAALEVREALRQDREFYLMNWKKEMQIRIGISAGYANVGFYGNKKFFRSYTAIGAPLPFASRLTNLAEPDQILIDSDIAQTLQSEGFAVKNIGERVIKGFEGDTHYVFELNQAPVVRKDVSASSCPHCPDSILYLDTNAQGHFVMKCRACGYEAAEAQAVGAL; translated from the coding sequence ATGCTGGGGAAAGAAATCACCACCTCTCAAATGCGCGAATTTGAAGTGGTTGAAGAAATCAGATCTGTCCTGCGAGTCATCGCAAACTGGATGGCCGTGCCTTTGTTCATGGCCTTCTGGATTTCCGATCTGATTTACGTTCCCCAATTCAAGTGGCTGTTCCTGGGGCTGCGTCTGACCATTATACCACTGTGTATGCTGGCCAAGTACGAGCTGCGCAAAGAGCAGAGCTTTACCCGAGCCCAGTGGTTTGCCGCCTTGTATGCCGGTCTGGTGGCACTACCCATTAACATCATGATTTATTTCATACCGGACGTGGGCACCGGATACTATGCCGGCCTGAATCTGGTGGCGATCGGGGGACTTTCGTTCATTCCGTTTTCCACAGGCTTCTTTGTCGCCACCGCCTTGGGCATCTATCTGCCCTACTATCTGTTCACCGCCTTGAAAATTCAGACCCTGCCTGACCTGTGGCCGGTGGTTCTGAATTCATTCTTTATTATCGGCTCAATTGTGATTTGCTTCTTGATTCGCTTCTTCCACGAACAGCTGCGCATGCGCGAAATCAACAGCCGTCTGGCCTTGAAGGCCGAGATCGCCAACCGCGATCACATCATCAAATCAAAGACCGAAGAAGCCGTCCGTTTGAACACCCTCAGCACTCAGTTCAGCCCGCAGGTGGTGCAAGCCATCCGTGAAGGCAAAGTGGATCTGGAAAAGGGCGTTCGCCGTGCGCAGATTTGCGCCATCTTCGTCGACATCGTGGGCTCCACCGAGCGCGTGGTCCGCCTGGATCAGGCCAAGGTGGATCTGGTTCTGGCCAGATTCATGGACACCGTCGTCAGTATCTTCCTGAAATACGACATCACTATCGACAAATTCCAAGGTGATGGCATCCTGGCCTTTGCCAACGATCCGATCCGCTATGGGGACTACACACAAAGAACCTGTCTGGCTGCCCTGGAAGTGCGCGAAGCCCTTCGGCAGGACCGCGAGTTCTATCTGATGAACTGGAAAAAAGAAATGCAGATTCGCATCGGTATTTCTGCGGGCTACGCCAACGTCGGCTTCTACGGTAATAAAAAGTTCTTCCGTTCCTACACGGCGATTGGTGCCCCCCTGCCGTTTGCCTCCCGTCTGACAAACCTGGCTGAACCCGATCAGATTCTGATTGATTCGGACATCGCTCAGACCCTTCAGTCTGAAGGGTTTGCCGTGAAAAACATCGGCGAGCGCGTGATCAAAGGCTTTGAGGGCGACACTCACTATGTCTTTGAACTGAATCAGGCCCCGGTTGTGCGCAAGGATGTTTCAGCAAGCTCCTGCCCTCACTGCCCGGATTCAATCCTTTATTTGGATACGAATGCCCAGGGCCACTTCGTGATGAAGTGCCGCGCTTGTGGTTATGAGGCCGCCGAAGCTCAGGCTGTCGGCGCTTTATAA
- a CDS encoding transglycosylase SLT domain-containing protein, producing MRATTPHLYKMLFLTLCFSMGWNMKPVDFHLDLASKEEKGLAAPFNLNASKAKVENKKEEETTSEPIPIIEHALDKIEKTKSFQSLFGWGDNVANRNCDTCQDEIRNMRYMQCNAQNNYLEAEMKTAAESQSSLLGDLIRAPIKPNSIIKASCIQMGMNTKFGVSSKTFRQCNAAGAARQAFRPCISENYFKMVNNSFELVSSCMKDFIAPGKDEETQNLDVRAVYALINIESGFHVNAMSGTGAGGIGQFTAPAIQDVNSNELNAVRISLEGNKNPLCSRLSMELLDKMEPIRPGKAQSCERISLRNGNPMKNMIYTYAYLKGVKADMNNMIFENKNYKNKFRMSEYDLNKIKRALMVWSHNTGPAGTWTPAKTLLNTFYRGKTVTNADQFIQQMQQYMQKFPASANKSSARRKETSRYFPEITKTLNNIENAVGGGTCVN from the coding sequence ATGAGAGCTACCACACCCCATTTGTACAAAATGCTGTTTCTAACCCTTTGCTTTAGCATGGGCTGGAATATGAAACCCGTGGACTTCCATTTGGACCTGGCTTCCAAGGAAGAAAAGGGACTGGCAGCGCCATTTAATCTGAACGCCTCCAAAGCCAAAGTGGAAAACAAAAAGGAAGAGGAAACAACCTCAGAGCCGATTCCTATTATTGAGCATGCACTCGACAAGATTGAAAAAACCAAAAGCTTCCAAAGCCTGTTTGGCTGGGGTGACAACGTTGCCAACCGTAACTGCGACACCTGTCAGGACGAAATCCGCAATATGCGCTACATGCAGTGCAATGCCCAGAACAACTATCTGGAAGCAGAAATGAAAACGGCCGCGGAATCACAAAGCAGTCTGCTGGGTGATCTGATTCGCGCCCCGATCAAACCAAACTCCATCATCAAGGCTTCGTGCATTCAGATGGGCATGAACACGAAATTTGGTGTCAGCAGCAAAACCTTCCGTCAGTGCAACGCCGCCGGGGCTGCCCGCCAGGCCTTCCGCCCTTGCATCTCTGAAAATTACTTTAAGATGGTGAACAACAGTTTCGAACTGGTCAGTTCCTGCATGAAGGACTTTATTGCTCCAGGCAAGGATGAAGAAACCCAGAATCTGGATGTGCGTGCCGTTTATGCTTTGATCAATATTGAGTCCGGCTTCCACGTCAACGCCATGAGTGGCACCGGTGCCGGAGGTATCGGCCAGTTCACCGCTCCAGCCATCCAGGATGTGAACTCCAACGAATTGAATGCCGTTCGCATCTCTTTGGAAGGCAACAAAAACCCATTGTGCAGCCGCCTGTCCATGGAGCTTTTGGATAAAATGGAACCGATTCGTCCGGGGAAAGCGCAGTCCTGCGAGCGCATCTCTTTGAGAAACGGCAATCCGATGAAAAACATGATCTATACGTACGCTTACCTGAAAGGTGTCAAAGCGGACATGAACAATATGATCTTCGAAAACAAGAACTACAAAAATAAATTCCGCATGTCTGAATACGACCTGAACAAGATCAAACGTGCTTTGATGGTTTGGTCCCATAACACGGGTCCGGCAGGCACCTGGACACCGGCAAAAACTTTGCTGAACACATTCTACAGAGGCAAGACCGTAACGAACGCCGATCAGTTCATTCAGCAAATGCAGCAGTACATGCAAAAATTCCCGGCCAGCGCCAACAAATCCAGCGCACGCCGCAAGGAAACGTCCCGTTATTTCCCTGAGATCACAAAGACTTTGAATAATATCGAAAACGCAGTAGGAGGTGGCACATGCGTAAACTAG